The following proteins are co-located in the Ignavibacteriota bacterium genome:
- the sucC gene encoding ADP-forming succinate--CoA ligase subunit beta — protein MKIHEYQGKEILRTFDVPTPAGRVAFTPDEAVEAAQSLGGSVWVVKSQIHAGGRGKGDIFDPATRALVMNGGVKVAKSLDEVREYATKMLGNLLVTIQTGAEGKIVSRVLIEEGIGIAKELYAGMLLDRAQSKNVMMVSTEGGMEIEKVAAETPEKIIRVAIDPATGFQAYHARQLAFGLGLTGDAFKNGVKFLTALARAYEAIDASLFEINPLVLTTDGRVLALDAKVNLDDNALYRHPEFVALRDLDEEAPLEIEASKYNLNYIKLDGNVGCMVNGAGLAMGTMDIIKLAGGEPANFLDVGGGASAETVENGFRIILSDPHVKAILINIFGGIVRCDRIANGVVQAARNIDIHVPIVVRLAGTNADEAAVILQESGLNFEVAGTLKEAADKVTRAIAA, from the coding sequence ATGAAAATCCACGAGTACCAGGGGAAGGAAATCCTCCGCACCTTCGATGTGCCCACACCCGCGGGCCGTGTGGCATTCACGCCCGACGAGGCAGTCGAGGCGGCACAGTCGCTCGGCGGCTCCGTGTGGGTCGTCAAATCGCAGATACACGCGGGCGGCCGCGGCAAGGGCGACATCTTCGATCCCGCGACACGCGCGCTCGTCATGAACGGCGGCGTGAAAGTGGCGAAGTCGCTCGACGAGGTGCGTGAATACGCGACAAAGATGCTCGGCAATCTGCTCGTCACCATACAGACCGGCGCCGAGGGCAAGATCGTGTCACGAGTGCTCATCGAGGAAGGCATCGGCATCGCGAAGGAATTGTACGCGGGCATGCTGCTCGACCGCGCGCAGTCGAAGAATGTGATGATGGTGTCGACAGAAGGCGGCATGGAGATCGAGAAGGTTGCAGCCGAGACACCGGAAAAAATCATCCGCGTCGCCATCGATCCCGCGACGGGATTCCAGGCCTATCACGCGCGGCAGCTCGCCTTCGGCCTCGGCCTCACGGGCGATGCGTTCAAAAACGGCGTCAAGTTCCTCACCGCGCTCGCGCGTGCCTACGAGGCCATCGACGCGAGTCTGTTCGAGATCAATCCCCTCGTTCTCACCACCGACGGACGCGTGCTCGCGCTCGACGCGAAGGTGAACCTCGACGACAACGCGCTGTACCGCCACCCCGAGTTCGTCGCGCTGCGCGACCTCGACGAGGAAGCGCCGCTCGAGATCGAGGCCTCGAAGTACAACCTCAACTACATCAAACTCGACGGCAATGTGGGCTGCATGGTAAACGGCGCCGGACTCGCGATGGGCACGATGGACATCATCAAACTCGCGGGCGGCGAACCTGCCAACTTCCTCGATGTCGGCGGCGGCGCCAGCGCCGAGACGGTGGAAAACGGCTTCCGCATCATCCTCAGCGATCCCCACGTGAAAGCCATTCTCATCAACATCTTCGGCGGCATCGTGCGCTGCGACCGCATCGCCAACGGCGTGGTGCAGGCCGCGCGCAATATCGACATTCATGTGCCCATCGTGGTGCGCCTCGCCGGCACCAACGCCGACGAAGCGGCCGTGATCCTGCAGGAATCCGGTCTGAACTTCGAAGTCGCCGGCACACTGAAGGAAGCCGCCGACAAGGTGACGCGCGCCATCGCCGCCTGA
- a CDS encoding deoxyhypusine synthase family protein produces the protein MSTRPVSDFIEHHYRHFNAAALMDAAKGYVAHLDSGGKMFLTLAGAMSTAELGLSLAEMIRQDKVHAITCTGANLEEDLFNLVAHDYYVRIPHYRDLTPADEQALLERHLNRVTDTCIPEEEAMRRLEAAVLEEWMAADAAGERYFPHEFMYRVIRSGKLEKYYQIDPKDSWMIAAAEKNLPMIVPGWEDATLGNMYAGHCISGDIKNVHTVRTGIEYMMELAEWYTRTSEKNSIGFFQIGGGIAGDFPICVVPMLHQDLQRDNVPLWGYFCQISDSTTSYGSYSGAVPNEKITWGKLGQDTPKFIIESDATIVAPLVFAWVLGW, from the coding sequence ATGAGCACACGCCCCGTATCCGACTTCATCGAACATCATTACCGTCACTTCAATGCCGCGGCGTTGATGGATGCCGCGAAGGGCTACGTCGCGCATCTCGATTCGGGAGGGAAGATGTTCCTGACTCTCGCCGGCGCCATGAGCACCGCCGAGCTCGGACTCTCGCTCGCCGAGATGATCCGTCAGGACAAGGTGCACGCGATCACCTGCACCGGCGCGAATCTCGAGGAGGATCTGTTCAACCTCGTCGCCCACGATTACTACGTCCGCATCCCGCACTACCGCGACCTCACCCCGGCCGACGAGCAGGCCCTGCTCGAACGCCATCTCAACCGTGTCACCGACACCTGTATTCCGGAAGAGGAGGCGATGCGGCGGCTGGAGGCCGCGGTGCTCGAGGAGTGGATGGCGGCCGATGCGGCGGGTGAACGGTACTTCCCGCACGAGTTCATGTACCGTGTGATCCGTTCCGGCAAGCTCGAGAAGTACTATCAGATCGACCCGAAGGACTCGTGGATGATCGCGGCGGCGGAGAAGAATCTGCCCATGATCGTACCGGGCTGGGAGGATGCGACACTCGGCAACATGTACGCGGGCCACTGCATTTCGGGCGATATCAAAAACGTGCACACCGTGCGCACGGGCATCGAGTACATGATGGAATTGGCGGAGTGGTACACGCGCACATCCGAGAAGAACTCGATCGGCTTCTTCCAGATCGGCGGCGGCATCGCGGGCGATTTCCCGATTTGTGTCGTGCCCATGCTGCATCAGGATCTGCAGCGCGACAACGTGCCTCTGTGGGGTTACTTCTGCCAGATCAGCGATTCGACCACCAGCTACGGCTCCTATTCCGGCGCGGTCCCCAACGAAAAAATCACCTGGGGAAAACTCGGCCAGGACACACCCAAGTTCATCATCGAATCCGACGCCACCATCGTGGCGCCGCTCGTGTTCGCGTGGGTGCTCGGCTGGTGA
- a CDS encoding NADH:flavin oxidoreductase — MWKRWFSYKSLDALRADAAALGVDGDVEFDDTPDAALERVTIAGRTLSNRLAIHPMEGCDGTADGEPGELTLRRWRRFGAGGAALIWGEATAVLPEGRANPRQLLLTPERIGVYARLVRETRAAHREAFGHDRDLLVGLQLTHSGRYSHARPVIAAHNPALDARTFVDRAHGITVDAAYPLISDADIERLEDAYARAARCAAEAGFDFIDVKHCHGYLPHELLGARSRPGPYGGSFENRTRFARNTLAKIRAEVGGALLLAARVNVFDGVPYVADPATGIGVPGPFPVPYIHAFGVNPDDPLHEDLDEPLAFARLLAVEGVELLNVSLGIPYINPHLGRPFDRPSGGSYLPPEHPLLGVARHFRLTAAVQRTFPDLAVVGTGYSWLQRWLVHAAAANIRKGAVTIAGVGRGALAYPDFARDAREKGVLDSKRVCLAVSFCTDLMRAKNNEAGQYPTGCVPRDAMYADLYAESIGRPTGAQSDKNAPAPEAPALGTQEPDA; from the coding sequence GTGTGGAAACGCTGGTTCTCGTATAAGTCGCTCGACGCGCTGCGCGCCGACGCAGCAGCGTTGGGTGTGGACGGCGACGTCGAATTCGACGACACACCCGACGCCGCACTCGAGCGTGTCACCATCGCGGGACGCACGCTCTCAAACCGGCTCGCCATACATCCGATGGAAGGATGTGACGGCACAGCCGACGGCGAACCGGGCGAGTTGACTCTGCGGCGCTGGCGCCGTTTCGGCGCGGGGGGCGCTGCGCTGATATGGGGCGAGGCCACCGCCGTCCTGCCCGAAGGACGCGCGAATCCGCGGCAGCTTCTTCTCACACCCGAACGGATCGGTGTCTATGCGCGCCTTGTGCGCGAGACGCGCGCCGCGCATCGCGAGGCGTTCGGACACGACCGCGACCTCCTCGTCGGCCTGCAGCTCACACACTCGGGACGCTACAGCCACGCGCGGCCCGTCATCGCCGCGCACAATCCCGCTCTTGACGCGCGCACCTTTGTCGATCGCGCGCACGGCATCACCGTGGACGCGGCGTACCCGCTTATCTCCGATGCCGACATCGAGCGGCTCGAGGACGCATACGCACGAGCAGCACGCTGCGCGGCGGAAGCGGGGTTCGACTTTATCGATGTGAAACACTGCCACGGCTACCTTCCGCACGAACTGCTCGGCGCGCGATCGCGGCCCGGACCCTACGGCGGCAGCTTCGAAAACCGCACACGCTTTGCGCGCAACACCCTGGCCAAGATTCGCGCCGAGGTGGGCGGAGCGCTGCTGCTCGCCGCGCGCGTGAATGTGTTCGACGGCGTCCCCTACGTCGCCGATCCCGCCACGGGAATCGGAGTGCCCGGTCCTTTTCCCGTTCCCTACATACATGCGTTCGGCGTGAATCCCGATGATCCGCTGCACGAGGACCTCGACGAGCCGCTGGCTTTTGCACGTCTGCTCGCCGTGGAGGGCGTGGAGCTGCTCAATGTGTCGCTTGGTATTCCCTACATCAACCCGCATCTCGGCCGCCCCTTCGACCGCCCGTCGGGCGGGAGTTATCTGCCGCCCGAACATCCGCTGCTGGGCGTGGCCCGCCATTTCCGACTGACTGCCGCGGTGCAGCGGACCTTTCCGGATCTCGCCGTGGTCGGCACCGGGTACAGTTGGCTGCAGCGCTGGCTGGTCCATGCGGCGGCGGCCAATATCCGCAAGGGTGCGGTGACGATTGCCGGCGTCGGCCGCGGCGCGCTCGCCTATCCCGATTTTGCACGCGACGCGCGCGAGAAGGGTGTGCTCGATTCGAAACGCGTGTGCCTCGCGGTGAGTTTCTGCACGGATCTCATGCGCGCGAAAAACAACGAGGCCGGACAGTATCCGACCGGCTGCGTGCCGCGGGATGCGATGTACGCGGATCTCTATGCCGAGAGCATCGGCCGTCCGACCGGCGCGCAGTCCGACAAAAACGCGCCCGCGCCCGAGGCGCCCGCGCTCGGTACGCAGGAGCCGGACGCATGA
- a CDS encoding T9SS type A sorting domain-containing protein, with protein sequence MRIYKVVFAVMCITSFLAMPRAAAQGAVVPGSIVVDPSGRVVVGFVSMNTGGRSDLGVAIFSADGASVASRRLPAPAPGVVVLASGLLVDDRSITIAGCNPLTQAQVDLVAARFAHPKIVSGSDEVPALPRLTLDPVYPNPLSGSASAMLTYSLSHETRVLLRLTDASGRHLLTLRDGIYQPGEYRMSVSLSDRPSGVYFVEMVTPQERRMMKLLKQ encoded by the coding sequence ATGCGAATATATAAGGTGGTATTTGCGGTGATGTGTATCACATCCTTCCTTGCCATGCCGCGCGCCGCGGCGCAGGGCGCTGTCGTGCCCGGATCCATAGTGGTTGATCCGTCCGGGCGTGTTGTGGTCGGATTCGTCTCCATGAACACCGGTGGCCGCAGCGATCTCGGTGTCGCGATATTCAGCGCGGATGGTGCGTCTGTCGCAAGCCGGCGTCTTCCCGCGCCCGCCCCGGGTGTCGTCGTGCTTGCCTCCGGCCTGCTCGTCGACGATCGTTCCATCACGATCGCGGGGTGTAATCCGCTGACGCAGGCGCAGGTGGATCTGGTGGCAGCCCGTTTTGCCCATCCAAAAATTGTGAGCGGAAGCGACGAAGTGCCTGCGCTGCCGCGACTTACGCTCGATCCCGTCTATCCGAATCCACTGTCGGGTTCCGCGTCGGCTATGCTCACATATTCGCTGTCGCACGAGACCCGTGTACTCCTGCGCCTCACCGATGCCTCGGGTCGCCATTTGCTGACACTGCGCGATGGTATCTATCAGCCGGGAGAATATCGGATGTCTGTATCCTTATCCGACCGCCCATCCGGCGTGTATTTTGTGGAGATGGTGACGCCGCAGGAACGGCGCATGATGAAACTGCTCAAACAGTAA
- a CDS encoding 3-ketoacyl-ACP reductase yields the protein MKRRPVVLVTGASRGIGRAIAVRAAHDGYSVAVHYRGNDDAAAETLRLCRAAAASRAQHFSGFRADLSRARERAALTGCVIEGMGGLDALVNNAGAAPARRGDMLDTTEASFRAVLALNLHASFFLTQDFAKYRLSQSDLSPLPGGPSVLFISSVSAELASLNRPEYCVSKAGLSMTAHLWALRLAEHGIAVLELRPGIMATDMTAGVRDKYEPMISAGLVPQKRWGDGDDVARVCSAVWRGDLPFSTGAVIHVDGGLHLGRL from the coding sequence ATGAAGAGACGTCCCGTGGTGCTTGTCACAGGCGCGTCGCGCGGCATCGGACGCGCGATCGCCGTACGCGCGGCGCATGACGGGTACTCGGTTGCAGTGCATTACCGCGGCAACGACGACGCGGCCGCTGAGACGCTGCGCCTGTGCCGTGCCGCCGCCGCGTCGCGTGCGCAGCACTTCTCGGGCTTCCGCGCAGATCTGTCGCGCGCGAGGGAACGCGCTGCTTTGACGGGTTGCGTCATCGAAGGTATGGGCGGACTCGATGCGCTGGTGAACAATGCGGGCGCGGCTCCGGCACGACGTGGCGACATGCTCGACACGACGGAGGCGTCCTTCCGCGCAGTGCTCGCGCTGAATCTGCATGCCTCGTTTTTCCTCACACAGGATTTCGCGAAGTACCGTCTTTCGCAGAGCGATCTATCTCCGCTGCCGGGCGGACCATCGGTACTCTTTATCTCGTCGGTGTCGGCTGAACTCGCCTCGCTCAACCGCCCCGAGTACTGCGTGTCGAAGGCGGGCCTCTCGATGACCGCGCACCTGTGGGCTCTCCGTCTTGCGGAGCACGGCATCGCGGTGCTGGAACTGCGGCCGGGCATCATGGCGACCGACATGACCGCGGGTGTGCGGGACAAGTATGAACCCATGATCAGCGCGGGTCTTGTTCCGCAAAAACGCTGGGGCGACGGCGACGATGTGGCGCGTGTGTGTTCGGCGGTCTGGCGCGGCGATCTGCCTTTCTCCACCGGAGCAGTCATCCATGTGGACGGTGGACTGCATCTGGGCCGATTGTAG
- a CDS encoding alpha/beta fold hydrolase yields MTQTSFALTNRHGDVIRGNVHVPDAAVNAPVLVIVHGFKGFKDWGAFPAIADDFARHGIVTVRFNFSLNGIGDDDTVFTELEKFRRNTYTRECEDLADVIDRLVEGDLLPSGADRSHIALLGHSRGGGIALLHASRDRRVRAVAAWASVSTFDRWGPQLKAQWRERGVLEVMNQRTKQKMPLGLELLEDFERNHDTLDVPRAVSRLTIPLLIVHGEQDVSVPVEEAHALRDAADPASTTLHIIPAADHVFGAQHPYAGMPDLMQQAIDRTRDWLRSALR; encoded by the coding sequence ATGACACAGACATCGTTTGCGCTGACCAACAGGCACGGCGACGTGATCCGCGGCAACGTGCATGTTCCCGATGCCGCCGTGAATGCACCCGTGCTCGTGATCGTCCACGGCTTCAAGGGTTTTAAGGACTGGGGTGCGTTTCCCGCCATCGCGGACGACTTCGCGCGGCATGGCATTGTGACCGTGCGATTCAACTTCTCGCTCAACGGCATCGGCGACGACGACACCGTTTTTACCGAACTCGAGAAGTTCCGTCGCAACACGTACACGCGCGAGTGTGAGGACCTTGCGGATGTGATCGACAGACTCGTGGAGGGCGACCTGCTTCCCTCGGGGGCGGATCGTTCACACATCGCGCTGCTCGGACACTCACGCGGCGGCGGCATCGCGCTGCTGCACGCCTCGCGCGACAGACGTGTGCGCGCGGTGGCTGCGTGGGCGTCGGTGTCCACCTTCGACCGATGGGGTCCGCAGCTCAAGGCGCAGTGGCGCGAGCGCGGTGTGCTCGAGGTGATGAACCAGCGCACAAAACAGAAGATGCCTCTCGGCCTTGAACTGCTCGAGGATTTCGAGCGCAATCACGACACACTCGATGTGCCCCGCGCGGTGTCGCGGCTCACGATTCCGCTGTTGATCGTGCACGGCGAGCAGGACGTCTCCGTGCCTGTCGAGGAGGCGCACGCGCTGCGTGACGCCGCGGATCCCGCGTCGACGACACTACACATCATCCCCGCGGCCGACCATGTGTTCGGCGCGCAGCATCCCTATGCGGGGATGCCCGACCTTATGCAGCAGGCGATCGATCGAACGCGAGACTGGCTTCGTTCCGCGCTTCGCTAG
- a CDS encoding T9SS type A sorting domain-containing protein — translation MRSCVSTMLLCAALIGLSVPTPLWARIVPVSTYAQLVAACQSAQPGDTIVLAAGTYTISGASRIMITNRPGPVLLRGASGNPDDVIIEGQGQDNSAVQMVFNLDNCPDWTFRDLTTRRSYYHGFKFDRASTNCRLIRVVMRDHGESGVKGTSDPAAAVYPDGLLIDSCDIGFTSTNGGTRSVVEGVDGVGVNDWIIRNSRFVNVQKGGAPAYAIFTKGNSSNTIIEGNRFENCFIGASFGGGGTGAQYFRDNDQTYEHRNGIIRNNIIMRCTDAGVYINKGVNCRVYNNTLFECELTIQLRFIQSTGYVSNNLVKRSVSNPSEPVVRLRDGATFLANQANLAATNADFVTATGTYSQLNLRLANTSPAIDAGVDLGSDVPCDFEGQPRPAGSSYDVGADELGMVPVELLSLHGGWSGAYVHLAWRTAAERNGVGFLLETSREGSRFVTAASVPSRSRAGEGADYSVLLPVVNLPEATAFFRLRHIDADGRQQVLGTLHLGRFTSEHPVPQEIYPNPAGDAVFVRHSSTAGSEVRVVDAAGRLMFTTQVHSGSGVTRLDLRGLVPGVYWICVGEEEGTRALMLRR, via the coding sequence ATGCGAAGCTGTGTTTCCACAATGCTCCTCTGCGCGGCGCTGATCGGTCTGTCTGTGCCAACACCGTTGTGGGCGCGTATCGTGCCCGTGTCAACATATGCGCAGCTTGTGGCCGCCTGCCAGTCCGCGCAGCCTGGCGACACGATTGTGCTCGCAGCGGGTACGTACACAATCAGCGGCGCCTCGCGCATCATGATCACCAACAGGCCCGGACCCGTGCTGCTGCGCGGTGCAAGCGGCAATCCCGACGATGTGATCATCGAAGGGCAGGGGCAGGACAACAGCGCGGTGCAGATGGTGTTTAATCTCGACAACTGCCCCGACTGGACCTTTCGTGATCTGACCACACGCCGCTCTTATTATCACGGTTTTAAATTTGACCGCGCTTCCACCAATTGCCGGCTCATACGTGTCGTGATGCGCGATCACGGCGAATCGGGTGTGAAGGGCACCAGCGATCCGGCCGCGGCCGTGTATCCCGACGGATTGCTCATCGACAGTTGCGACATCGGCTTCACAAGCACAAACGGCGGCACACGGTCGGTGGTGGAAGGTGTCGACGGTGTTGGTGTGAACGACTGGATCATACGCAACAGCCGTTTCGTCAATGTACAGAAGGGCGGTGCCCCGGCGTACGCGATTTTCACGAAGGGCAATTCCTCCAACACCATCATCGAGGGGAATCGTTTCGAGAATTGTTTTATCGGCGCTTCCTTCGGCGGGGGCGGAACAGGCGCGCAGTATTTCCGCGACAACGATCAAACCTACGAACACCGCAACGGGATCATTCGCAACAACATCATCATGCGCTGCACCGACGCGGGCGTCTACATCAACAAAGGTGTGAATTGCCGCGTATACAACAACACCTTGTTCGAATGTGAACTCACGATTCAACTCCGTTTTATCCAGTCCACGGGATACGTGTCGAACAATCTCGTCAAACGATCCGTTTCGAATCCTTCCGAACCCGTCGTGCGTCTGCGTGACGGAGCAACCTTCCTCGCGAATCAGGCAAATCTTGCTGCGACCAATGCGGATTTTGTCACGGCGACGGGGACGTATTCGCAGTTGAATCTGCGGCTGGCGAACACATCGCCCGCCATCGACGCGGGAGTCGACCTCGGCAGCGATGTCCCGTGTGATTTCGAGGGACAGCCGCGTCCCGCGGGCAGCAGCTACGATGTCGGCGCCGACGAACTCGGCATGGTGCCTGTCGAGTTGCTCTCGCTGCACGGAGGGTGGAGCGGCGCGTATGTGCATCTCGCATGGCGCACTGCCGCCGAACGCAACGGCGTGGGATTTCTGCTCGAGACCTCCCGCGAGGGCAGCCGTTTTGTGACGGCCGCGTCGGTGCCATCACGTTCGCGCGCGGGTGAAGGGGCCGACTACTCCGTACTGCTTCCGGTCGTCAACCTTCCCGAGGCCACGGCCTTCTTCCGGCTGCGGCACATCGATGCCGACGGACGGCAGCAGGTTCTCGGCACGCTGCATCTCGGACGCTTCACGTCGGAACACCCGGTGCCTCAGGAGATCTATCCCAACCCCGCCGGCGATGCCGTGTTTGTTCGACACTCCAGCACCGCGGGCAGCGAGGTGCGTGTAGTGGACGCCGCGGGCCGTCTGATGTTCACGACGCAGGTGCACTCCGGCTCTGGTGTGACGCGTCTCGACCTGCGCGGCCTCGTGCCGGGTGTGTATTGGATCTGCGTCGGTGAAGAGGAAGGCACGCGGGCACTCATGCTGCGCCGTTAG
- a CDS encoding glycosyl hydrolase codes for MIVDMVIRAEDLRGKAARVFACSEDRLRALLDRWDVHRGAPVITAGGVYQPRGWTEWTLGFHFGSALLHAEATGNTDFLARGKAGTYAHMTSHLTHAGIHDHGFHIVSTYGNILRGCHLGWSGLDEADAERARLALAVSGAVQAGRWTALAPDLGFIHSFNGPHSLFVDTIRTLRVLALAHLLGQSLLSESDARVSLLHRLVRHGLSTATYNVYYGEGRDVYDVPGRTAHEAVFNVHDGSFRTPATHQGYSAYSTWSRGLAWALCGFSELLPFLDALPADAFPAAQPKDVVLAAFERAARATADYYIRNTPRDGIPFWDDGAPGLAALGDWRARDADPYNDVEPVDSSAAAIAAQGFLRLGAWLLSRSSSGDGAGTLCTAAGLGLASRLFDEPYLSLSPDHEGLLLHSVYHRPKGWDHLPPGSKIPRGEASQWGDYHARELALCVLRLADGASLPRFDEGLMTAGV; via the coding sequence ATGATTGTTGACATGGTGATACGTGCGGAGGATCTGCGCGGCAAGGCGGCGCGGGTGTTCGCATGCTCCGAAGACCGGCTGCGCGCGCTGCTTGATCGTTGGGATGTACACCGCGGCGCACCTGTTATTACCGCCGGTGGTGTGTATCAGCCGCGCGGGTGGACCGAATGGACTCTCGGTTTCCACTTCGGTTCGGCGCTGCTTCACGCTGAGGCGACAGGGAACACGGACTTCCTCGCGCGCGGCAAGGCAGGCACATACGCGCACATGACCTCGCACCTCACACATGCGGGCATACACGATCACGGTTTCCACATCGTGAGCACCTACGGAAACATTTTACGCGGCTGTCACCTGGGATGGTCGGGTCTCGACGAAGCCGACGCGGAACGCGCGCGCCTGGCGCTCGCCGTGAGCGGCGCCGTACAGGCAGGGCGTTGGACCGCTCTCGCGCCGGATCTGGGATTCATCCATTCCTTCAACGGACCACATTCGCTCTTTGTCGACACCATCCGCACACTGCGTGTGCTCGCGTTGGCGCATCTCCTCGGGCAGTCCCTGCTTTCCGAAAGTGATGCGCGGGTCAGTCTACTGCACCGTCTCGTGCGGCACGGCTTGAGCACCGCGACCTACAACGTGTATTACGGCGAAGGGCGCGATGTGTACGACGTGCCCGGACGCACGGCTCACGAGGCCGTCTTCAACGTGCACGACGGCAGCTTCCGCACGCCCGCCACGCATCAGGGCTACTCGGCCTACAGCACCTGGTCGCGCGGCCTGGCCTGGGCCCTGTGCGGTTTCTCCGAACTGCTGCCTTTCCTCGATGCACTTCCCGCCGACGCCTTTCCCGCCGCGCAGCCGAAGGATGTTGTGCTTGCCGCCTTCGAACGCGCGGCGCGAGCAACAGCGGACTACTATATCCGAAATACGCCGCGCGACGGCATTCCGTTCTGGGACGACGGCGCGCCGGGTCTCGCGGCTCTCGGCGACTGGCGCGCCCGCGACGCGGATCCGTACAACGACGTCGAGCCGGTCGACAGTTCGGCCGCGGCGATAGCTGCGCAGGGCTTCCTCCGCCTCGGCGCCTGGCTTCTCTCCCGCTCCTCGTCGGGCGATGGTGCGGGCACCCTCTGCACCGCGGCGGGCCTGGGCCTTGCCTCGCGCCTGTTCGACGAACCGTATCTGTCCCTCTCACCGGACCATGAAGGACTCCTGCTCCATTCGGTCTATCACCGGCCCAAGGGCTGGGATCATCTTCCTCCGGGTTCAAAGATACCGCGTGGAGAAGCGTCACAGTGGGGTGATTACCACGCGCGTGAGCTTGCGCTCTGCGTGCTACGTCTCGCCGACGGAGCGTCGCTGCCGCGCTTCGACGAAGGACTCATGACGGCGGGGGTGTGA
- a CDS encoding methylated-DNA--[protein]-cysteine S-methyltransferase produces the protein MEAHFLREVSSAAFAPDPGKHTKVHRELDQYFAGKLRRFTTKLHLFGTPFQMQVWTALRTIPFGVTTSYSKVAEMIGNQQATRAVGGAVGRNPVSIIVPCHRVIGERGTLVGYAGGIDRKKWLLQNEGALLV, from the coding sequence ATGGAGGCGCATTTCCTTCGGGAAGTGTCGAGCGCGGCGTTTGCGCCTGATCCCGGCAAACACACGAAAGTGCACCGCGAACTCGACCAGTACTTCGCGGGCAAACTGCGGCGCTTCACCACGAAGCTGCACCTCTTCGGCACGCCTTTCCAGATGCAGGTGTGGACGGCTCTGCGCACAATTCCCTTTGGTGTCACCACGAGTTACTCGAAGGTGGCCGAGATGATCGGCAATCAACAGGCGACACGCGCGGTGGGCGGCGCGGTGGGTCGGAATCCGGTCTCCATCATCGTGCCCTGTCACCGTGTGATCGGTGAACGGGGAACCCTGGTCGGATACGCGGGCGGTATCGACCGCAAGAAGTGGCTGCTGCAAAACGAGGGCGCCCTGCTGGTATAA